Below is a window of Brassica napus cultivar Da-Ae chromosome A5, Da-Ae, whole genome shotgun sequence DNA.
CTATCGACAGAGACAAAACCGAAAGAAACTGAAACTCTAAGAAACAGAGACAATTCTAAGACAGAGACAATCGAGAGAAAGCAAAACCCTAAGAAACAAATCGACAGTAACAACAGAAAAaaactgaaaccctaaatcagaaacaaaaaccaaacatGCAACAAGAACATTCAAGTGACAGAGACTGAATCAGAGACGACGACCCTAGATCGAGACGATTCTCGAAGAAGAAATAGAGGGCTACCTTGAGAGTAGAAGGGAACGAAAGACGTCGCGGCTTGGAACGAGAGACGTCGCGGGTTGGAATCAGAGACGACGAGTCTTCGAATCGGAGAGGACACTTGCTTTCGTCGGGGGCGACTCGGGAGAgagtatatttttttctaagtgTTTAGAAGAAAGAGGAAAGGATTAAAACCCTTTCAGCATAGCCACGATCAAACCGTAGTAAACCGTGGCTCGGTTTTAATAATACCCGCGAATTGTAAAACAATTGGAggcaaaaccaaaaaaattagagCCAAACCGAATGGTTTTGCCAAATTTCGTCATAGCCACGAAAAGCCCACGAAATTACAGTGGCTTTGGTTTAATATCAACCgcgaaattaaaaacaattgtggagccaaaaccaaataaattgGAGCCAAACCGATTGGATTTATCATAGCCACTGTGTAGCCACGAAAGTTAGCGTGGCCTTGTTTAAATCACTTCGCAAAACACCAAACCTCTAACCCCTAAACTATAACCCCAAAACTCTTACCCATCAACCTCTCctcctacaacaacaacatatcTCAACAACATATTCCATaatcttacaaaaatattatacaacctaccaaattatttttcatccttacaatatattttacaaccttacaaattatttttcatccTTACCATATATTTTACAATCTTATAACTTATTTCTCATCCTCACAACTTGTTTTCTTAATACATTCAACCTTACaacatattttacatattttacactcttagaatatatttttgtctATTCTGAACCATCGTCTGAATCACGGTCTGCTTCTACATCACCATCTGATACATATTCATCGTCCGGAGGATTCACTGGAGTAATATCATAATCGGACACATCATCAACAACATGTGTTTCCACCCGTAACAATGAACTTTCAGCAACCTGATCACGTCTATCATCTTGCCATGCCGTTAAAGCAATTTCGGACGTTTCTCGGATTCCTCGGGGAAAAATTTTGGCACAAGCCCACCAGTCATCGACTGATTGTCGACGTACCCGTGGATAAGGAATAAAACATGCTTGATCACAGTTACCTGTTACAAAATATCATAGTTTCCAATCATGGCTTTTCATCAATATCaaatctcaaaaaaataaatttttttttacttacctGGTAATACGAAAGGATCATATTTTGCATATTGTCTTCGTGGTGAGACATCAACAAGACCAAATGGATGTATTCTCATACCGCGATTTTCCGTCGGGTCAAACCACGAACATTTAAAAACCATAACTTTCAAGCCAACATCACCATGATACTCCACCATCATAATCTCTTGTATGAGACCATAGTAGTCTGTCTCATTGGTTCCAGGTACACATACACCATAATGTTGAGTTTTCTTATTTTGACCGTGGTTATGAGTGTGGAAAGTGTATCCACGTGTGTGATATATTGGCCAAGACCTATAACTACGCCTAGGACCTTGTACAAAATCCAACATCCACATAGGAAATGTGTAAAACTGAGTCGCATCATTAATCTGCAATACAATAACATTgttataaataacaaatttaattaaatgagTTCTGGAACTTAATAATACAAAACAATAACTCACATAGTCTTTGCACCACTCAGCGAATTTGGTGTCTTTTGCTTTTTGCATTGCAGCCGGAGTAATATCAGGAACACTTAGAGTCATATATTCTTCAAACATCCTGGACacatttaaatcttaattatgtaactaaaaatatgaataaatatgtatttatattaaattttgtataataATGAACTACCTTTCATATGGAGCAAACGTTTCACAGTTGAGCATCATAAATGTCTGGAGAACAGTGTTATCTTCATCATTCAACCAACCAGTTGAGCATTGACCACTGATTCGCCCTTCATGGTAAAACAAGGATGGTATATCCGGATAATTGTATGAAAAGCGAATATCACTCGGACCTTCTGGAATGCTCATGATTTCAGGATGTCCAAAAAAGGTAGAGGAAGCATTTGAAATCTCCTCGTTTATCCATTGTGCAACTATCGAACCAGCGATGTGTGCTttatttttgaccatcttcttcaaatggtacATGTATCTTTCAAATACATACATCCATCTAAAATGGACGGGACCACCTAAGGCTACCTCATCTGGAAGGTGCACAAGAAGATGTTGCATAACATCGAAGAacgatggaggaaatatcttttCCAAGTTACATAGCTTCACACCGATATTTGCCTTTAAAAGGCCAACATCTGACTCTTTCAAAATCTTCGAAGAGATATCTCGGAAGAAGAGGGCAAtatctgtaaacaaaaaaataaaattaattatagcATAAATTatagtaaattataaaatgatacaAATGAATAAATACCTCTAATCGCTGTGTGAACATGTTTTGGAAGGAGTTCAGCGAACGCAAATGGATATAGTCGTTCCATTATGACATGACAATCGTGACTTTTCAGTCCATGTAGCTTTAAATTGCTTTCGTCAATACATCGACTAAATTTGGAGGAGTATCCATCGGGAAATTTTATGTCATTTTTCAACCATAGAAGGAATGCTCTTTTTCCCGCATTTGGCAGCCTGAATATTGGGATGGGCATCGTTCCATCCTCTTTCATCTCTAAATCTCGCCTTTTGCATAATGCTGGAAGATCCAATCTGCTTTTGATATTGTCTTTCGTCTTTCCAGGAGCATTTAACACCGTGTTCGTCAGGTTATCGAAGAAGtttttctcaatatgcatgaaaTCAAGGCTATGCCGAAGTAGATGATTTTCCCAATACGGTAACTCCCAGAAGATACTCTTTTTTACCCAATTGTGAGTAACTCCATATCCGGATATTTTCTTGGATGGATTATCATGTCCATTCCCTCCACAATCAACAGATTTTGATAACCCTTCTATATTGTTTATCCTTTCACGGAATATTTCTTCTCCGGTCAACCACGGAGGAGGAGGATCTAAAACTGTTTTTCCCCGTCTAAATGCTTGAGTGTT
It encodes the following:
- the LOC106363550 gene encoding uncharacterized protein LOC106363550 codes for the protein MSFYFDSREWMDQRIDPESNSVSEVFLGGINAFLQFACNQADYIERQTLLCPCARCKNVKQRDAKVVSRHLFLYGFKGNYYVWTSHGEKFYTVGESSGANHSTGEEEMWENPTWNAHENHYQSNPEVPAEPIEETEVAEPYRDSVFEAFEAASQPLYEGCADGITQLSLASRMMKVKTDYNLAEACVDEISEVFKKMLPQPNNAPATYYETKKLTRGLGLPLHKIDVCVKNCMLFWKEDANLVSCKFCREDRYYPNNGKGKNKPKQRMFYLPIADRLKRLYQLEATASNMRWHKEHVTPEGEMHHPSDAIAWKHFNEVYPGFAAESRNIYLCLSTDGFNPIGMNGEAHSLWPVIVTPYNLPPGMCMKREFLYLSVLVPGPKHPRKSLDIYLQPLIEELQMLWEDGVEAYDISMKEIFKMRAVLMWTISDFPAYGMLSGWTTHGRLSCPYCQDETGAFWLTNGRKHSWFDCHRRFLDADHPYRKNTQAFRRGKTVLDPPPPWLTGEEIFRERINNIEGLSKSVDCGGNGHDNPSKKISGYGVTHNWVKKSIFWELPYWENHLLRHSLDFMHIEKNFFDNLTNTVLNAPGKTKDNIKSRLDLPALCKRRDLEMKEDGTMPIPIFRLPNAGKRAFLLWLKNDIKFPDGYSSKFSRCIDESNLKLHGLKSHDCHVIMERLYPFAFAELLPKHVHTAIRDIALFFRDISSKILKESDVGLLKANIGVKLCNLEKIFPPSFFDVMQHLLVHLPDEVALGGPVHFRWMYVFERYMYHLKKMVKNKAHIAGSIVAQWINEEISNASSTFFGHPEIMSIPEGPSDIRFSYNYPDIPSLFYHEGRISGQCSTGWLNDEDNTVLQTFMMLNCETFAPYERMFEEYMTLSVPDITPAAMQKAKDTKFAEWCKDYINDATQFYTFPMWMLDFVQGPRRSYRSWPIYHTRGYTFHTHNHGQNKKTQHYGVCVPGTNETDYYGLIQEIMMVEYHGDVGLKVMVFKCSWFDPTENRGMRIHPFGLVDVSPRRQYAKYDPFVLPGNCDQACFIPYPRVRRQSVDDWWACAKIFPRGIRETSEIALTAWQDDRRDQVAESSLLRVETHVVDDVSDYDITPVNPPDDEYVSDGDVEADRDSDDGSE